From the Solanum stenotomum isolate F172 chromosome 4, ASM1918654v1, whole genome shotgun sequence genome, one window contains:
- the LOC125863269 gene encoding uncharacterized protein LOC125863269: MATIFFETRKKDNKLLEPETNKKYDEIQELLQVEPSLTNIEVVERCFGPQSKSHVIGFGGGITSRDLKGGSAAKTALLEELNTSRKEKAALLEELNATRKENESIKRRLDNIEKKCEMFDSAIFRDPSSPPSSSE; this comes from the exons ATGGCGACTATCTTCTTTGAGACTCGTAAGAAGGACAACAAGCTTCTCGAACCtgaaactaataaaaaatat GATGAAATTCAAGAACTACTACAAGTTGAGCCGTCGCTTACTAATATCGAGGTGGTAGAAAGATGTTTCGGACCTCAAAGCAAGAGTCATGTGATTGGATTTGGTGGTGGGATAACCAGTAGGGATTTGAAAGGAGGTAGCGCTGCAAAGACTGCACTGTTAGAAGAGCTAAATACGAGTCGAAAGGAAAAGGCTGCACTATTAGAAGAACTGAATGCGACTCgaaaagaaaatgaatcaaTTAAAAGACGCTTGGATAACATAGAGAAGAAATGTGAAATGTTTGATAGTGCAATCTTTAGAGATCCTTCATCACCACCATCATCAAGTGAATAA